A genomic stretch from Dissulfurispira thermophila includes:
- a CDS encoding LptA/OstA family protein: protein MGNEIRRQRTEDRSQTSRSQNTDFQKTVKGLIVEEVSSSGYSRFKIQSLNPFIASSINQIKVCFPCYMFCVLLTVFCLLCSVSYLFAQEKKTTSKEPTVITSETLTADNKAKTALFEKSVVARKGEMTLFADKMLVYYSEEKGSSNIKRIDAEGNVKLIKGDRVVTSKFATYFAEPEERIIFTGEPKATEGENVVIGTKMIYFMKDDRSIVENSKVLLIERKGEKQQP, encoded by the coding sequence ATGGGAAATGAAATCAGAAGACAGAGGACAGAAGACAGAAGTCAGACTTCCAGAAGTCAGAATACAGACTTTCAGAAAACGGTGAAGGGGTTAATAGTTGAAGAGGTTAGCTCTTCGGGTTATTCAAGGTTTAAAATTCAAAGTTTAAACCCATTTATCGCTTCATCGATTAATCAAATAAAAGTCTGTTTTCCGTGTTATATGTTCTGTGTTCTATTGACTGTGTTTTGTCTCCTGTGTTCTGTCTCCTATCTTTTTGCTCAAGAAAAAAAGACAACCTCGAAAGAACCTACAGTTATTACTTCTGAGACTTTAACTGCTGACAATAAGGCAAAGACAGCCCTTTTTGAGAAATCAGTTGTAGCACGAAAAGGAGAGATGACGCTTTTTGCTGATAAGATGCTCGTGTATTATTCTGAAGAAAAAGGGAGCAGCAATATTAAAAGAATAGATGCTGAAGGCAATGTTAAACTTATAAAGGGCGATAGAGTTGTAACATCTAAATTTGCCACATATTTTGCAGAGCCTGAAGAGCGGATTATATTCACAGGAGAGCCAAAGGCAACAGAAGGCGAAAATGTGGTCATAGGCACAAAGATGATATATTTTATGAAAGATGACCGTTCTATAGTAGAAAATAGTAAGGTGCTGTTGATAGAGAGAAAGGGTGAAAAACAGCAACCTTAG
- a CDS encoding tetratricopeptide repeat protein, with the protein MEDRIYRLIRQAEKSRERSEFRDSLGLFKKALLISKRHNIVDGILSCTIAIADIYRMTGNFDRALKNYEDALEASEAIGNRLTAADCMVGIGMSLRAMGMWKDAIRFISAARKIYKRDDDKKGIAFSLWAEAGALRIAGDITSAIKKFEESRDIFLGVKDKSGEAYSLCGLGGVHRIAGRFRESLSYYKQANDIFKKLKDRFGIAYSHCGIGNAFRMTGNYNDALRHFKKAVELYKGIGDVVSYSYTLWSLANVYKMNGNLEHVRAYIDTALRNFKKTKDPRGIIYCNLTLGELMFMQGRYDLAEKKLMSAFQGADMHGFKLERCHSEMLLTHIGTQKIKGRGQNCYKKIGVRLNFTGIPFNMP; encoded by the coding sequence ATGGAAGACAGAATATATAGATTAATCAGGCAGGCAGAGAAATCAAGGGAAAGATCAGAATTCAGAGACTCTCTTGGGCTTTTTAAAAAGGCCCTTTTGATCAGCAAAAGACATAATATTGTTGATGGCATCTTGTCCTGTACTATTGCAATAGCTGATATTTACAGGATGACAGGAAATTTTGATAGGGCTTTGAAGAATTATGAAGATGCGCTTGAGGCATCAGAGGCGATTGGCAATAGATTGACTGCTGCAGATTGTATGGTGGGGATAGGGATGTCTCTAAGGGCAATGGGAATGTGGAAGGATGCGATAAGATTTATATCTGCTGCAAGAAAGATATATAAGAGAGATGATGATAAAAAGGGGATTGCTTTTTCGTTATGGGCAGAGGCAGGTGCATTGAGAATAGCTGGAGATATTACAAGTGCTATTAAAAAATTTGAAGAGTCAAGAGACATATTTTTAGGTGTAAAAGATAAATCAGGAGAGGCATATTCATTGTGCGGGCTTGGTGGGGTGCACAGGATTGCAGGTAGGTTCAGAGAGTCTTTGAGTTACTATAAGCAAGCAAATGACATATTCAAAAAACTCAAAGACAGATTTGGTATTGCTTATTCTCACTGCGGCATTGGTAATGCATTCAGAATGACAGGCAATTATAACGATGCCTTGAGACACTTTAAAAAGGCTGTAGAGCTTTACAAAGGTATAGGCGATGTAGTGAGTTATTCATATACTCTTTGGAGTCTTGCAAATGTATATAAAATGAATGGAAATCTTGAGCATGTCAGGGCTTATATAGACACGGCATTGAGGAATTTCAAGAAGACAAAGGACCCGAGGGGAATTATATATTGTAATCTGACACTTGGGGAATTAATGTTTATGCAGGGCAGATATGACCTTGCTGAAAAAAAACTTATGTCTGCTTTTCAAGGTGCTGATATGCATGGTTTTAAACTCGAAAGGTGCCATTCGGAAATGCTCTTAACGCACATCGGGACTCAGAAGATAAAAGGCAGGGGACAGAATTGTTACAAAAAGATAGGAGTAAGACTGAATTTTACAGGTATTCCGTTTAATATGCCATGA
- a CDS encoding shikimate dehydrogenase — MNISGKTRVTGLFGYPVEHSLSPLMHNAAFKYLGLDYCYVTFLVSPDLLGDAVKAIKALNLSGVNVTVPHKENVINFLDEISEEASFIGAVNTIKNDNGKLIGYNTDGRGFMRSLTESNIDVRGKKILILGSGGASRAIGYYLCKEAKEVYLFDIDNKKAVLLRDHLNRLKGNVLLADIESVRNKDFFSDIGVIINATPLGLKPDDPVPVDISVINKNHIVCDLIYKETPLLKNASMIGCKTMDGLGMLLYQGVFAFEIWTGVIPPVDVMRQAIGKR; from the coding sequence ATGAACATAAGTGGAAAGACAAGGGTGACAGGGCTTTTTGGCTATCCAGTAGAACACAGTCTGTCGCCTCTAATGCATAATGCTGCTTTTAAATATCTGGGGCTTGATTATTGTTATGTGACATTTCTCGTAAGCCCTGATTTATTGGGTGATGCTGTAAAGGCTATAAAGGCATTGAATTTAAGCGGAGTCAATGTGACAGTTCCTCATAAAGAAAATGTTATAAACTTTCTGGATGAAATCAGTGAAGAGGCATCATTTATTGGAGCAGTTAACACAATAAAAAATGATAACGGTAAGCTGATAGGCTATAACACCGATGGAAGAGGTTTTATGCGATCTTTAACTGAATCGAATATAGATGTCAGAGGTAAAAAAATCCTTATTCTTGGTTCTGGGGGAGCTTCCCGTGCAATAGGTTATTATCTTTGTAAAGAGGCAAAGGAGGTTTATCTCTTTGATATAGATAATAAAAAGGCTGTTTTGTTAAGGGATCACCTTAATAGGCTCAAGGGAAATGTTCTGCTTGCGGACATAGAGTCTGTCAGGAATAAAGATTTTTTTTCAGATATAGGTGTTATTATCAATGCAACACCTCTTGGACTTAAGCCCGATGACCCTGTGCCTGTTGATATATCAGTGATTAATAAAAACCACATAGTCTGTGACCTGATATATAAAGAGACCCCTCTTTTGAAGAATGCTTCCATGATTGGTTGTAAGACAATGGATGGTCTCGGAATGCTTCTATATCAAGGTGTCTTTGCCTTTGAGATATGGACAGGAGTAATACCGCCAGTGGATGTAATGAGGCAGGCAATAGGCAAGAGGTGA
- a CDS encoding PASTA domain-containing protein, with product MNKLIKIPLYIIAIFAIGIISGHFTFKILSFSKTVMVPDLRGKGMVDANDLLRKKGLYIRLEGEDYDSYIPQGYIIRQDIPPNYAVKEGREIGVVLSKGPKVRYVPDIVGQPFDVSEGILKEKGIRIGRVLYVHSDKVPKNIVLAQRPETNEKGGDNFSVIVSLGNFEK from the coding sequence ATGAATAAACTAATAAAGATACCGCTTTATATAATTGCTATATTTGCCATTGGTATAATTTCAGGGCACTTTACTTTTAAAATACTGAGTTTTAGCAAAACAGTTATGGTACCTGATTTGAGAGGTAAGGGCATGGTCGATGCTAATGATCTGCTCAGGAAAAAAGGTTTGTATATAAGGCTTGAGGGTGAAGACTATGATTCGTATATTCCGCAGGGATATATAATACGGCAAGATATACCACCAAACTATGCCGTGAAAGAGGGAAGGGAAATAGGGGTTGTATTAAGCAAAGGACCAAAAGTAAGATATGTGCCTGATATTGTTGGACAGCCTTTTGATGTCTCAGAAGGCATATTGAAAGAAAAGGGCATAAGAATAGGCAGGGTGCTTTATGTGCATTCTGATAAAGTGCCAAAAAATATAGTGCTTGCACAGAGACCTGAGACAAATGAAAAGGGTGGAGATAATTTCAGTGTGATTGTGAGTCTTGGGAATTTTGAGAAATAG
- a CDS encoding DUF512 domain-containing protein: protein MAKTDMMRNNRGVEIEEIQRGSIAERVGLLAGDRLIAINGREVRDEIDLMFYGNEPELKFLIKRGNKKLFINTNTFDLQHSAITDVPQKSQIFGENTLHQSLGIVLKPFKIKTCRNNCIFCFVAQLPRGLRRTLYVRDEDYRMSFLYGNYITMTNLSDADKKRIVEQRLSPIYISVHSTNTEIRNRLIGNPHASDIIKEIKFMASHKIIMHAQIVLCPGYNDGKDLEKTITDLYKYYPYVASIAVVPVGLTSHRKKALVPVGKDDAYRAIEIIQKLQGRFKRKHGDNIVYASDELYIKAGISFPPLEHYGELPQIENGVGMVPMFIHQAKRIKSPHVSKKKMFVTFTGTSFYPYLSRFINKLVRDGIGIEAVPVENTFFGQSVTVTGLLTGRDIIKTLSGIVKKDDVLLIPDVVMREGDEVLLDDVSAQDIEDVLGIKAVVIESTPKGLVDAIAKEGI, encoded by the coding sequence ATGGCTAAAACAGACATGATGAGAAATAACAGAGGCGTGGAAATAGAAGAAATACAAAGAGGCAGTATTGCAGAGAGGGTAGGACTGCTTGCCGGTGACAGGCTTATTGCCATAAATGGTCGTGAAGTCAGGGATGAAATAGATCTGATGTTTTATGGCAACGAACCGGAGTTAAAATTTCTTATTAAGAGGGGAAATAAAAAACTGTTTATCAATACCAATACCTTTGACCTTCAACATTCGGCTATCACCGATGTCCCCCAAAAGTCTCAGATTTTTGGGGAGAATACCCTTCATCAATCCTTAGGTATAGTGCTTAAACCATTTAAGATTAAAACATGCAGAAACAACTGTATATTTTGCTTTGTTGCACAACTCCCAAGGGGATTGAGGAGAACACTATATGTGAGGGATGAGGACTATAGGATGTCTTTTCTCTATGGCAATTATATAACAATGACCAATCTTTCTGATGCGGATAAAAAGAGGATTGTTGAACAAAGACTCAGTCCTATTTATATTTCTGTGCATTCAACAAATACAGAAATAAGGAACAGACTGATTGGTAATCCACATGCTTCTGATATTATAAAAGAAATAAAGTTTATGGCTTCTCATAAAATAATAATGCATGCACAGATAGTCCTTTGTCCTGGTTATAATGATGGTAAGGACCTTGAGAAGACTATAACTGACCTCTATAAATATTATCCTTATGTTGCATCTATAGCTGTGGTTCCTGTTGGACTTACATCACATAGAAAGAAGGCTCTGGTGCCGGTAGGGAAGGACGATGCCTATAGGGCAATAGAGATAATCCAGAAACTACAGGGCAGATTTAAAAGAAAACATGGGGATAATATTGTCTATGCATCTGATGAACTGTACATAAAGGCAGGCATTTCGTTTCCACCTCTGGAACATTATGGTGAACTTCCGCAGATAGAGAATGGAGTTGGTATGGTGCCAATGTTTATTCATCAGGCAAAGAGAATAAAATCTCCGCATGTATCTAAAAAGAAGATGTTTGTTACATTTACTGGCACTTCTTTTTATCCATATCTTTCAAGATTTATTAATAAACTCGTCAGGGATGGAATTGGTATAGAAGCAGTACCTGTGGAGAATACATTTTTTGGTCAGAGTGTGACAGTGACAGGACTTCTTACAGGAAGGGATATAATCAAAACCCTTTCAGGCATTGTTAAAAAGGACGATGTTCTGCTTATCCCTGATGTTGTTATGAGGGAAGGCGATGAAGTGCTTCTCGACGATGTGTCAGCACAGGATATCGAAGATGTCTTAGGGATAAAGGCAGTGGTTATTGAATCAACACCAAAGGGTCTTGTAGATGCAATTGCGAAGGAGGGCATATGA
- the lptC gene encoding LPS export ABC transporter periplasmic protein LptC gives MKKILFVFASLFLLTVLIMYVDQEKDTKVKLRVEDNSYMDKVSITQKKAGLVKWILNAEKAVFLTSSDVKLDNLKIIFPEKELTLTSSSGMYDIENKNLKIDGNINAFTKDYEIVASTLFWDSSKNEILSDEKVQILGKRFFAQGDAMTATTDKATLNKNVKAIFYGK, from the coding sequence ATGAAAAAAATATTGTTTGTTTTTGCCTCCCTCTTTCTTCTGACAGTATTGATAATGTATGTAGATCAGGAAAAGGACACAAAGGTCAAATTGCGGGTTGAGGATAATTCGTATATGGATAAAGTGAGTATTACTCAGAAGAAGGCAGGGCTTGTGAAATGGATATTGAATGCTGAAAAGGCTGTGTTTTTAACGAGCAGCGATGTAAAGCTTGATAACCTGAAGATAATATTTCCTGAAAAAGAGCTTACCCTTACTTCAAGTAGCGGCATGTATGATATCGAGAATAAAAATCTGAAGATAGATGGAAATATAAATGCTTTTACTAAGGATTATGAAATTGTAGCGAGCACATTATTTTGGGATTCTTCGAAAAACGAGATTCTTTCAGATGAGAAGGTTCAGATTCTGGGAAAGAGGTTTTTTGCACAGGGCGATGCTATGACAGCAACGACTGACAAGGCAACATTGAATAAAAATGTAAAGGCGATATTTTATGGGAAATGA
- the rsmB gene encoding 16S rRNA (cytosine(967)-C(5))-methyltransferase RsmB gives MNTRQLAITALNKIFNKGIKPKEAIDELSINLDKRDRAFLMEIVYGVLRYRDYLDWMLRNFLKRPSGLSHNTLNNLRVAVYQLKYMRVPEWAVVDEAVNLERFNQGKRALVNAVLRNFLRHKEEIKYPPKDDSVEYISITTSHPRWLVQRWIKRFGFNEALKLAEANNRIAPVVLRAESAGKREEILKRFVEKGIEAYPTEFSPVGIVLKEFPSTEFLTHNLFFQDEAAQLVTYLLNPLPHEKVLDACAAPGGKTTHIAQMMKDSGEIAAVEAEEKRMKQLEENISRLRLKSIKIIHGNAMDLNKIDYFDRILLDAPCSSIGVIRRNPDVKYRHSGKDLIRYRENQLNMLKIVSRFLKRGGIMVYSVCSTEPEEGEDVIKEFLHDHPNFSIIKGDYDFLRHFEVLYAEGYLVYRTFPHRHNMDGFFAARLKKIA, from the coding sequence ATGAATACCCGCCAACTTGCTATTACAGCTCTCAATAAAATCTTCAATAAAGGGATAAAGCCTAAAGAAGCGATTGATGAATTATCTATCAACCTTGATAAAAGGGACAGGGCGTTTCTCATGGAGATTGTTTATGGAGTCTTGAGATACAGGGATTATCTTGACTGGATGCTCAGGAATTTTTTGAAAAGGCCTTCAGGTCTTTCACATAACACATTGAATAATCTCAGGGTTGCTGTTTATCAACTTAAATATATGCGCGTGCCTGAATGGGCAGTAGTTGATGAGGCGGTGAATCTTGAAAGGTTTAATCAGGGGAAAAGGGCATTAGTAAATGCGGTATTAAGGAATTTTCTGAGGCATAAAGAAGAAATAAAATATCCTCCTAAAGATGATTCTGTTGAATATATATCAATTACTACATCCCATCCTCGATGGCTTGTACAAAGGTGGATTAAAAGATTTGGGTTTAATGAGGCACTAAAGCTTGCAGAGGCAAATAACAGGATAGCGCCTGTTGTTTTGAGAGCAGAGAGTGCAGGAAAAAGAGAAGAAATATTAAAGAGATTTGTTGAGAAGGGTATAGAGGCTTATCCTACAGAATTCTCACCAGTTGGGATTGTTTTAAAGGAATTTCCATCAACAGAATTTTTAACTCACAACTTATTTTTCCAGGATGAGGCTGCACAGCTTGTAACATATCTTTTAAATCCATTGCCTCATGAGAAGGTTCTGGATGCCTGTGCTGCTCCAGGTGGAAAGACAACTCATATTGCGCAGATGATGAAAGATAGTGGAGAGATTGCAGCAGTAGAGGCTGAAGAAAAAAGGATGAAACAATTGGAGGAAAATATTTCAAGGCTCAGACTTAAATCAATCAAGATTATTCATGGGAATGCGATGGATTTAAATAAGATTGATTATTTTGACAGAATCCTTCTTGACGCTCCGTGTTCTTCTATTGGTGTTATCAGGAGAAATCCTGATGTAAAATACAGACATTCAGGGAAAGACCTTATCAGATACAGAGAAAACCAACTTAATATGCTCAAGATAGTGTCCCGATTTCTTAAGAGAGGTGGTATTATGGTATATTCTGTATGTTCCACAGAACCAGAAGAAGGAGAGGATGTTATTAAGGAATTTTTACATGACCATCCTAATTTTAGTATTATAAAGGGAGACTATGATTTTTTGAGGCATTTCGAGGTTCTGTATGCCGAAGGGTATTTAGTTTACAGGACATTCCCCCACAGACATAATATGGATGGTTTTTTTGCTGCAAGATTAAAAAAGATAGCATGA
- a CDS encoding CDP-alcohol phosphatidyltransferase family protein: MNIINIPNIITFIRIIIIPVFVSSLIYKRYDYALLLFIFAAISDTLDGLMARLTGQKTRLGAFLDPLADKSLLVTSFILFSVYDWVPLWLTITVISRDVIVVLGWILLYLSAHITKIEPSLIGKVAIASQLILIAYTLLFINMNNIPRPSDWMFVVVAVLTIVSGMQYIYRGLKQSAM, translated from the coding sequence ATGAATATTATCAATATCCCCAATATCATTACATTCATCAGGATTATTATAATCCCTGTTTTTGTATCTTCGCTGATTTATAAAAGATATGATTATGCACTGCTTCTGTTCATATTTGCTGCAATTTCTGATACGCTTGACGGCCTAATGGCAAGATTGACTGGGCAGAAAACAAGACTCGGTGCATTCCTTGACCCGCTTGCAGATAAATCACTTCTTGTGACATCATTTATACTCTTTTCTGTCTATGACTGGGTACCACTGTGGTTGACTATAACAGTTATAAGCCGTGATGTGATTGTGGTGCTGGGATGGATATTGTTATATTTATCTGCACACATAACAAAGATAGAGCCTTCATTAATTGGCAAGGTAGCTATTGCATCGCAATTGATACTTATTGCATATACATTGCTGTTTATTAACATGAATAATATCCCTCGGCCTTCTGATTGGATGTTTGTTGTGGTTGCAGTGCTGACGATTGTTTCAGGGATGCAGTATATTTATAGAGGTTTGAAACAGTCAGCTATGTGA
- the rpe gene encoding ribulose-phosphate 3-epimerase yields MVKIAPSILSADFMRLGEEIKAAEAAGADMLHLDIMDGHFVPNITIGPAFVEAIRKISNIPLDVHLMIEEPDKFLRDFIKAGADYITVHIEASVHLHRTVQWIKESGVKAGVSLNPATPLWSLDHILSDIDMVLLMSVNPGFGGQEFIPCVLDKIRALRSLINERGLNVIIEVDGGIKPDNAKEVASAGADILVMGSAFFNSEDYSILIRRLRELLK; encoded by the coding sequence ATGGTAAAGATTGCACCATCGATATTGTCTGCTGATTTTATGAGACTTGGCGAGGAGATAAAGGCTGCTGAGGCCGCGGGGGCTGATATGCTTCATCTGGACATAATGGATGGACATTTTGTCCCGAATATTACTATCGGCCCTGCATTTGTCGAGGCAATAAGAAAAATAAGCAATATTCCTCTTGATGTCCATTTAATGATAGAGGAACCAGATAAGTTTTTAAGAGATTTTATTAAGGCTGGTGCAGACTACATTACTGTGCATATTGAGGCATCTGTTCATCTTCACAGGACTGTGCAATGGATAAAGGAGAGCGGAGTAAAGGCAGGTGTGTCTTTGAACCCAGCTACTCCTTTATGGAGTCTTGATCATATATTATCTGACATTGATATGGTGCTTCTTATGTCGGTTAATCCTGGTTTTGGCGGGCAGGAGTTTATACCATGCGTACTTGATAAGATAAGGGCATTGAGAAGTCTAATCAATGAAAGGGGATTGAATGTTATCATAGAGGTGGATGGTGGGATAAAACCTGATAATGCAAAAGAGGTGGCATCTGCTGGTGCTGATATCCTTGTTATGGGTTCTGCATTTTTTAATTCAGAGGATTACAGTATCCTGATCAGACGGTTGAGGGAGCTATTAAAATAA